From Anaeromicrobium sediminis, a single genomic window includes:
- the feoB gene encoding ferrous iron transporter B, which yields MKIALTGNPNCGKTTLFNAITGKTETVGNWSGVTVEKKEGSLKKKYNPKKEDVTIVDLPGAYSISPFTGEEAITRDFILDEKPDVIVNIVDGANVSRSLFFTTQLMELGIPVIIALNKEDILNKRGDEVDKATLGKLLHSKVIPTTATSEDGLLNLMNEAIALGKENKTQVAPKFEGKESADSDKKRQKFVDEIISKCQVTKRRVDEVTFSDKVDRIVAHKWLGLPIFFLIMWGVYTFSIEGLGGYLSGYFNDVLFGEVVPEAANGFLEGLGVSPILQALIVDGAIGGVGAVVGFLPLIMVLFFCLSLLEDCGYMARVAVIMDRYFKKIGLSGKSIIPMIIGSGCAIPGVMGTRTIEDVNERRMTTILTPFVPCGAKLPIIALFAAVFFPESTWVGPSMYIIAIAMIIIGGLLLKKLFVWENTSMFIMELPEYKWPSLSHAFKQMIDKAKGFIYKATTIILVCNTFVWFAQAYSWGLNPVEDQSLSILASIGTVIAPILIPLGFVGWQLAAAAITGFIAKENVVATFAVLLAVASEEALHLPGGALAELFTPVTAFAYLVFNLFTPPCFAAIGAMNSEMGSKKWLFKGLAFQFGVGYVLAMLVTQIGSLIVYGTPATGFVPAIIVAVATVVYLVTAIKKADKERERLQELEMSA from the coding sequence AATGCCATCACAGGAAAGACAGAAACAGTTGGAAACTGGTCTGGAGTTACTGTGGAAAAGAAAGAAGGCAGTCTTAAAAAGAAGTATAATCCTAAAAAGGAAGATGTGACTATAGTGGATCTTCCAGGGGCATATTCTATTTCGCCATTTACTGGTGAAGAAGCAATCACAAGGGATTTTATTTTAGACGAGAAACCAGATGTAATAGTAAATATTGTAGATGGTGCGAATGTTAGTAGAAGTTTATTTTTCACAACTCAACTTATGGAATTAGGTATTCCTGTAATAATTGCACTTAATAAAGAAGATATTTTAAATAAAAGAGGAGATGAAGTAGATAAAGCTACTCTAGGAAAACTCCTTCATTCTAAAGTGATTCCTACTACGGCTACATCAGAAGATGGATTATTAAATCTTATGAATGAAGCCATAGCATTAGGAAAAGAAAATAAAACTCAAGTTGCACCAAAATTTGAAGGAAAAGAATCAGCTGATTCAGATAAAAAGAGACAAAAATTTGTAGACGAGATCATAAGTAAGTGTCAAGTGACAAAGAGAAGAGTAGATGAAGTTACTTTTTCTGATAAGGTAGATAGGATTGTAGCTCACAAATGGTTAGGGTTACCTATATTTTTCCTTATAATGTGGGGTGTGTATACTTTTTCAATTGAAGGACTTGGTGGATACTTATCAGGATATTTTAACGACGTATTATTTGGTGAAGTAGTGCCAGAGGCAGCTAATGGATTTTTAGAGGGATTAGGAGTTAGTCCGATACTTCAAGCACTTATAGTAGATGGAGCTATTGGAGGAGTAGGAGCAGTAGTAGGTTTCTTACCTTTAATCATGGTATTATTCTTTTGTTTATCATTACTTGAAGATTGTGGATATATGGCTAGAGTAGCAGTAATAATGGATAGATACTTTAAGAAAATTGGTTTATCTGGAAAATCTATAATACCAATGATCATAGGTTCTGGCTGTGCTATACCGGGAGTTATGGGTACAAGGACTATTGAAGATGTAAATGAAAGAAGAATGACAACAATACTTACACCTTTTGTACCTTGTGGTGCAAAGTTACCAATTATAGCTTTATTTGCAGCAGTGTTTTTCCCAGAAAGTACATGGGTTGGACCTAGTATGTACATAATTGCTATAGCTATGATTATTATTGGTGGTCTTTTATTAAAGAAATTATTTGTATGGGAAAATACTTCTATGTTTATCATGGAGCTTCCAGAGTACAAATGGCCAAGTTTATCTCATGCATTTAAGCAAATGATTGATAAGGCTAAAGGATTTATTTATAAGGCAACAACTATCATATTAGTATGTAATACATTTGTATGGTTTGCTCAAGCTTATAGCTGGGGACTTAATCCAGTGGAAGATCAAAGTTTAAGTATACTGGCTTCAATAGGAACAGTGATTGCTCCTATATTAATTCCACTTGGATTTGTAGGATGGCAATTAGCAGCAGCAGCTATAACTGGATTTATTGCTAAGGAAAATGTAGTAGCTACTTTTGCCGTATTATTAGCTGTAGCATCTGAAGAGGCACTTCATTTACCTGGAGGAGCTCTAGCAGAACTGTTTACACCAGTAACTGCCTTTGCATACTTAGTATTTAACTTATTTACACCACCATGCTTTGCTGCAATAGGTGCTATGAATTCAGAAATGGGTTCTAAGAAATGGTTATTTAAAGGTCTTGCATTCCAATTTGGAGTAGGATATGTATTAGCTATGTTAGTTACTCAAATAGGTTCATTAATAGTATATGGTACACCAGCTACAGGTTTTGTTCCAGCTATTATTGTAGCCGTTGCTACTGTAGTATATCTTGTTACAGCTATTAAGAAAGCTGATAAAGAACGTGAAAGATTACAAGAGTTAGAGATGAGTGCCTAA
- a CDS encoding FeoB-associated Cys-rich membrane protein, with product MLPNIIVGLIFAGIVFWAFKRARNDVKNSRCGGCSSCSSKSKCNTKK from the coding sequence ATGTTACCTAATATAATAGTTGGACTTATCTTTGCTGGCATCGTATTTTGGGCTTTTAAGAGAGCTCGTAATGACGTTAAAAACAGTAGGTGCGGTGGTTGTAGCAGTTGCTCAAGTAAGAGCAAGTGCAACACTAAAAAATAA
- a CDS encoding dipeptidase — protein MKITIDGHFDLLYDVLRKRQMGKTHVIENDFLDDLKKGGVNVLVSSLFIDSQFIPEMALRRGLDQINSLYEEIEESGDKIQLCKNVDDMNKALELNKLGIFLSFEGIEPIYNDLGLLRIFYELGVRLMGLTWSRRNYAADGVYFSPVEEGQVGGLTNFGYRVVRRAQELGIIIDVSHLNEPGFWDLMKITKDPIIASHSNCKGLVDVSRNLSDEQIRAIAHTGGVIGINAANMFVSKDNNSANYKSYVNHVDYICNLVGHKHVALGFDLCDHIRKYEYKEDKDNKFFDVIKNHSQVYKIKEELKLRGYTEEHIDDILGQNWIRVYDKVLK, from the coding sequence ATGAAGATTACTATAGATGGACATTTTGATTTATTATATGATGTGTTAAGAAAGAGGCAAATGGGAAAGACTCATGTAATAGAGAATGATTTTTTAGATGACCTTAAAAAGGGTGGAGTTAATGTATTAGTATCTTCACTATTTATAGACTCTCAATTCATACCAGAGATGGCCTTAAGAAGAGGATTGGATCAGATAAACTCCTTGTATGAAGAAATAGAAGAATCGGGAGATAAGATACAACTCTGTAAGAATGTGGATGATATGAATAAGGCTTTAGAATTAAATAAATTAGGTATATTTTTGTCATTTGAGGGGATTGAACCCATATACAATGATTTAGGCTTACTGAGGATATTCTATGAGCTAGGAGTTAGGCTTATGGGCCTTACATGGAGTAGGAGAAACTATGCTGCTGATGGTGTATATTTTTCACCTGTAGAGGAAGGCCAGGTAGGAGGCCTTACTAACTTTGGATATAGGGTAGTTAGAAGGGCTCAAGAACTGGGCATAATAATAGATGTAAGCCATTTAAATGAACCAGGATTTTGGGATTTGATGAAAATTACAAAAGATCCCATAATAGCATCCCATTCTAATTGTAAGGGCTTAGTAGATGTGAGTAGAAATTTAAGTGATGAGCAAATAAGGGCAATAGCTCATACTGGTGGAGTTATAGGAATAAATGCTGCAAATATGTTTGTTTCCAAAGATAATAATAGTGCTAACTATAAATCTTATGTGAATCATGTAGACTATATATGTAATTTAGTAGGTCATAAACATGTGGCACTAGGATTTGACCTTTGTGACCACATAAGAAAATATGAATACAAGGAAGATAAGGATAATAAGTTCTTTGATGTTATAAAAAACCATTCACAGGTTTATAAAATAAAAGAAGAGTTAAAACTAAGAGGGTATACAGAAGAACATATAGATGATATATTAGGACAAAACTGGATTAGAGTATATGATAAGGTACTAAAGTAG
- a CDS encoding YibE/F family protein, translating into MRRLLYILMIIISITSISFAEEMGEENIHTETGIILKASEVKVDDTSAEKFQMVDIKITSGKYKDETFSVVHYIPENIAYSIIVEEGDKVVTVVENIDGELNVAISDFVRRDKILYMALLFIFLIVLIGRVKGIKAAITLFFTMFLILKVLLPGILSGYNPIWLTIGISTMITIITLVIIGGINSKSISAIVGTTLGVVIAGLLAYYVGATAKLTGLSSEEAMMLMYIPQEIKFNFKSLLFSGIIMGALGAVMDVAMSISSAIEEIYKANSSMTKKDLFMSGMNVGKDVMGTMSNTLILAYTGSSIPLLLLFMAYESSLVKILNLDIVATEIIRSLAGSIGLVMTIPITAFVASMLIKKENI; encoded by the coding sequence ATGAGACGATTATTATACATATTAATGATTATCATATCTATTACATCTATTTCCTTTGCCGAGGAGATGGGCGAGGAAAATATTCATACGGAGACAGGTATTATATTAAAGGCTAGTGAAGTTAAAGTTGATGATACTTCCGCAGAAAAATTTCAAATGGTAGATATAAAAATAACTAGTGGAAAATATAAGGATGAAACTTTTAGCGTAGTACATTATATACCAGAAAATATAGCCTATTCTATTATAGTAGAAGAAGGAGATAAGGTAGTTACTGTAGTAGAAAATATAGATGGAGAGTTAAATGTGGCCATATCTGATTTTGTGAGAAGGGATAAAATATTATATATGGCCTTGTTATTCATATTTTTAATAGTACTAATAGGAAGGGTTAAAGGTATTAAGGCAGCTATAACACTATTCTTTACCATGTTTTTGATTTTAAAGGTTCTTCTCCCTGGAATATTAAGTGGATATAATCCCATTTGGTTAACCATTGGAATATCTACTATGATTACAATTATTACCTTAGTAATTATAGGAGGAATTAATTCTAAAAGTATTTCAGCCATAGTGGGAACCACATTAGGAGTAGTAATAGCAGGATTACTGGCATATTATGTGGGGGCCACGGCCAAGTTAACAGGCCTTAGTAGTGAGGAGGCCATGATGCTCATGTATATTCCTCAAGAGATAAAATTTAATTTTAAAAGTCTACTCTTCTCAGGAATAATAATGGGAGCATTGGGAGCTGTAATGGACGTGGCCATGTCCATATCATCAGCCATAGAAGAAATATATAAGGCCAATTCAAGTATGACTAAAAAAGACTTATTCATGTCAGGAATGAATGTGGGGAAAGATGTGATGGGAACCATGAGCAATACCCTCATATTGGCTTATACAGGAAGTAGTATTCCTCTATTACTATTGTTTATGGCCTATGAAAGTTCCTTAGTCAAAATATTGAATTTAGATATAGTGGCCACAGAAATAATAAGATCTCTAGCCGGTAGCATAGGTTTGGTTATGACTATTCCTATTACAGCTTTTGTGGCAAGTATGTTGATTAAAAAAGAAAATATATAA
- a CDS encoding AbgT family transporter: protein MKTTEKKNGLFFKFLDTIEKVGNRLPHPVTIFLLFSLAVMVISHIAAKAGVQIDFTMIDRKTNEVKDVTIQAVTLLDADGIRYMFSKAVKNFTGFAPLGTVLVAMLGVGVAEGTGLISALLRKLVLSTPKKLITMVVVFAGIMSNVASDAGYVVLVPLGAIVFLSFGRHPLAGLAAAFAGVSGGFSANLLVGTVDPLLGGISTEAARFISEGYTVAPTANWYFMIVSTFIITAIGTLVTEKIVEPRLGEYKGEEAVDLDELTADEKRGLRMAGIALLIFVGTIVALVVPEGAILRNPETGGIMKGSAFMAGLVPIITLFFLIPGVAYGIAAKTVKSDKDVVRFMSKAMSTMGGYLVLAFVAAQFVAYFKYTNLGTILAVKGADFLQATGMTGLPMIIGFIIVSAFINLFIGSASAKWAIMAPVFIPMLMRIGYSPEFTQVAYRIGDSTTNIISPLMSYFAVIVAFAQKYDKKIGIGTLISTMVPYSMMFLLGWSILLIIWFITGAPIGPDAFIKLPM from the coding sequence ATGAAGACAACAGAGAAAAAAAACGGACTATTTTTTAAATTTCTTGACACAATTGAAAAAGTAGGAAATAGGTTACCTCACCCAGTAACTATATTCTTACTGTTCTCGCTTGCTGTAATGGTAATATCTCATATTGCAGCTAAAGCAGGAGTACAAATTGACTTTACAATGATTGACAGAAAAACTAACGAAGTTAAAGATGTAACTATTCAAGCAGTAACTCTTTTAGATGCAGATGGAATTAGATATATGTTCTCTAAAGCAGTTAAAAACTTTACAGGTTTTGCACCATTAGGTACAGTATTAGTTGCCATGTTAGGGGTTGGTGTTGCTGAAGGAACTGGACTTATTTCAGCATTACTTAGAAAATTAGTATTAAGTACACCTAAAAAACTTATAACAATGGTAGTTGTATTTGCAGGAATCATGTCTAACGTTGCATCAGACGCTGGTTACGTTGTTTTAGTTCCACTTGGAGCAATCGTATTCCTAAGCTTTGGAAGACATCCATTAGCAGGACTTGCAGCAGCATTTGCTGGAGTATCTGGAGGATTCAGTGCCAACTTACTTGTAGGTACTGTTGACCCACTACTTGGAGGTATATCTACAGAAGCAGCTAGATTTATTTCTGAGGGATATACAGTAGCACCTACAGCTAACTGGTATTTTATGATTGTATCTACTTTCATAATAACAGCAATAGGTACTTTAGTAACAGAAAAAATCGTAGAGCCAAGACTTGGTGAATATAAAGGTGAAGAAGCTGTTGATTTAGATGAATTAACTGCTGATGAAAAACGTGGTCTAAGAATGGCTGGAATTGCATTATTAATATTCGTTGGAACTATAGTAGCATTAGTAGTACCAGAGGGTGCTATATTAAGAAACCCAGAAACTGGTGGAATCATGAAAGGATCAGCTTTCATGGCTGGATTAGTTCCAATTATCACTTTATTCTTCCTAATACCAGGTGTTGCATATGGTATAGCAGCTAAGACTGTAAAATCAGATAAGGATGTAGTAAGATTCATGTCTAAAGCTATGAGCACAATGGGTGGATACCTAGTATTAGCTTTCGTAGCAGCTCAATTCGTTGCATACTTCAAGTACACAAACTTAGGTACTATATTAGCAGTAAAGGGAGCAGACTTCTTACAAGCTACAGGTATGACAGGACTTCCTATGATCATAGGATTCATCATCGTATCTGCATTCATTAACTTATTCATTGGTTCTGCTTCTGCAAAATGGGCTATTATGGCACCAGTATTTATCCCAATGCTTATGAGAATAGGATACAGCCCTGAATTTACTCAGGTTGCATATAGAATAGGAGATTCAACTACAAACATCATATCTCCACTTATGTCATACTTTGCAGTAATCGTTGCTTTTGCACAAAAGTATGATAAGAAAATTGGTATTGGTACATTAATTTCTACAATGGTACCATACTCTATGATGTTCTTATTAGGATGGTCAATATTATTAATCATATGGTTCATAACTGGAGCTCCAATTGGACCAGATGCATTCATTAAATTACCTATGTAA
- a CDS encoding M20/M25/M40 family metallo-hydrolase encodes MINRERIVEKFLEYVQIDSETKNEKEFAEKIKGELEELGFSVYIDKAGEKVGSNTGNVIAKLEGNKDAEPILFSAHMDTVTPGIGIKPVIKDEVIYSDGTTILGSDDKAGIAAVIEAVKVLKEENIDHGNIEVVFSIYEEGGLYGAKNLEYDKIEAKRAFVLDSGGSPGEIIIKGPAQDKLVAKIIGTPAHAGVCPEEGISAIQVAAAAIAKMNLLRIDEETTANIGIIEGGKATNIVCPEVTITGEARSLVNEKLDKQTGHMVECIEKACEEFGAKAEIETPRAYSAFSVDENDEIVKLVKKACDILGFEATTKASGGGSDTNILNGNGIKAINLGVGMKKVHTLEEYISIDDLTKTAKLVLEIIKNA; translated from the coding sequence ATGATAAACAGAGAAAGAATAGTTGAAAAGTTTTTAGAGTACGTTCAAATCGATAGTGAAACAAAGAACGAAAAGGAATTTGCAGAGAAAATTAAAGGTGAATTAGAAGAACTAGGTTTTAGTGTATACATAGATAAGGCAGGAGAAAAGGTAGGTTCAAACACTGGAAATGTCATAGCTAAATTAGAAGGTAATAAGGATGCTGAGCCTATCCTATTTAGTGCTCACATGGATACTGTTACTCCTGGTATAGGAATTAAGCCTGTTATAAAGGATGAAGTAATATACAGTGATGGAACTACCATATTAGGTTCAGATGATAAAGCAGGTATAGCAGCAGTTATAGAAGCAGTAAAAGTATTAAAAGAAGAAAACATAGATCATGGAAATATAGAAGTAGTATTTAGTATTTATGAAGAAGGCGGTCTTTATGGAGCTAAAAACCTAGAGTATGATAAGATTGAAGCTAAAAGGGCCTTTGTACTAGACAGTGGTGGATCACCAGGGGAAATTATAATAAAGGGACCTGCTCAGGATAAATTAGTGGCTAAGATTATAGGTACACCAGCCCATGCGGGAGTATGTCCAGAAGAAGGAATAAGTGCTATTCAAGTGGCAGCAGCAGCCATAGCTAAGATGAATCTACTTAGAATAGATGAAGAAACTACTGCTAATATTGGTATAATAGAAGGTGGTAAAGCTACTAATATAGTTTGTCCAGAAGTTACTATAACAGGAGAAGCTAGAAGTTTAGTAAACGAAAAATTAGATAAGCAAACTGGTCATATGGTTGAGTGTATTGAAAAGGCTTGTGAAGAGTTTGGAGCTAAGGCAGAAATAGAAACGCCACGTGCCTACTCAGCTTTTAGTGTAGACGAAAATGATGAGATAGTAAAGTTAGTTAAAAAGGCTTGTGACATATTAGGATTTGAAGCTACTACTAAAGCATCTGGTGGTGGAAGTGATACTAATATACTAAATGGAAATGGAATTAAGGCCATAAACTTAGGTGTTGGAATGAAAAAGGTTCACACACTAGAAGAGTATATTAGCATAGATGATTTAACAAAAACTGCTAAGTTAGTATTAGAAATAATTAAGAATGCATAA
- a CDS encoding acyl-CoA dehydratase activase-related protein, producing the protein MRIGIPRALIYYFYYPFFKRLFEELGMEVVVSPKTSKSILNKGIEYSASEICVPMKIFSGHVVYLLDKVDYIFVPRMMKIGRNEYFCPKFMGLPDMIKYTIPRVEDKLLSPKIQSLEEDISNIKNYKELIEKLPITYKDLKRALKVARKEWQDFRKTSKKGYTIDEIMENKIIEKTNEKINIGLLGYVYNVYDEYISMDIIKKLKNLGVNVKTFEMIEEKELDKSIDFMRKKLFWTFSNRLLGAGYHFFNDDNVDGVIHLTAFGCGPDSFIGKVLEIDSDNYKTPFMTIRIDEHTGENHLLTRIEAFVDMIKRKKIGVIKSEDDFSSHGKSYNLQKINRTTGA; encoded by the coding sequence GTGAGAATAGGTATTCCTAGAGCATTGATTTACTATTTTTATTATCCCTTTTTTAAACGGCTCTTTGAGGAATTAGGAATGGAAGTAGTAGTGTCACCTAAGACTTCAAAGTCAATACTCAACAAGGGGATAGAATATTCAGCATCTGAAATATGTGTGCCTATGAAGATATTTTCAGGTCATGTGGTTTACTTATTGGACAAGGTAGATTATATTTTTGTTCCAAGGATGATGAAAATAGGTAGAAATGAATATTTCTGTCCTAAGTTCATGGGTCTTCCAGATATGATTAAATATACAATTCCTAGGGTAGAAGATAAACTTTTAAGCCCTAAAATTCAATCATTAGAGGAAGATATATCAAATATAAAAAATTATAAGGAATTAATAGAGAAACTCCCTATTACTTATAAAGATTTAAAAAGGGCTTTAAAGGTGGCTCGTAAAGAATGGCAAGATTTTAGAAAGACAAGTAAAAAAGGATATACCATAGATGAAATAATGGAAAATAAAATAATAGAAAAAACAAATGAAAAAATAAATATAGGCCTATTAGGATATGTATACAATGTATATGATGAATATATTAGCATGGATATAATAAAGAAATTAAAGAACTTAGGGGTTAACGTTAAAACTTTTGAAATGATAGAGGAAAAGGAGTTAGATAAATCTATAGACTTTATGAGGAAAAAATTATTTTGGACCTTCAGTAATAGACTCCTAGGGGCTGGTTACCATTTTTTTAATGATGATAATGTGGATGGTGTAATTCATCTTACTGCCTTTGGATGTGGGCCAGATTCATTTATAGGAAAAGTTCTAGAAATAGATAGCGACAATTATAAGACACCTTTCATGACCATTAGGATTGATGAACATACGGGAGAAAATCATTTGCTGACTAGAATAGAAGCCTTTGTAGATATGATTAAAAGAAAAAAGATAGGGGTGATTAAAAGTGAAGATGACTTTTCCTCACATGGGAAATCCTATAATTTACAAAAAATTAATAGAACTACTGGGGCATGA
- a CDS encoding acyl-CoA dehydratase activase produces MKKVYLGVDIGSVSINLVAIDYNNEIIFKEYSRSNGQPLISTKKALLNLKDKLDGNYEICGVGTTGSGRQLIGMMLGADVVKNEITAHATATMNYVKDARTIFEIGGQDSKMIFLKDGFITDFAMNTVCAAGTGSFLDHQAERLGVPIEEFGDHARKANRNVRIAGRCTVFAESDMISKQQFGFSKEDIINGLCEALVRNYLSNLGRGKKLEPPYVFQGGVAANNGIKDAFERELGAKVFVPENFHVMGALGVAILAKEFIYETKRKTNFRGFETANIDFVPTTFECSGCSNVCEVIKVEVNKEVVAMWGDKCGKWTNSF; encoded by the coding sequence ATGAAAAAGGTGTACTTAGGAGTAGATATTGGTTCTGTAAGTATAAATTTAGTTGCTATAGATTATAATAATGAAATAATATTTAAGGAATATAGTAGAAGCAACGGTCAACCACTTATATCTACTAAGAAAGCTCTATTGAATTTAAAAGATAAGCTAGATGGTAACTATGAAATATGTGGTGTAGGAACTACAGGTAGTGGTAGACAATTAATAGGAATGATGTTGGGAGCAGATGTGGTAAAAAATGAAATAACAGCCCATGCCACAGCCACAATGAATTATGTAAAAGATGCTAGAACAATTTTTGAAATTGGTGGTCAAGATTCCAAAATGATTTTTTTAAAGGATGGGTTCATAACAGATTTTGCCATGAATACAGTTTGTGCAGCAGGAACAGGTTCCTTTTTAGATCATCAAGCCGAGAGACTAGGTGTGCCCATAGAAGAATTTGGTGACCATGCTAGAAAGGCTAATAGAAATGTGAGGATAGCAGGGCGATGCACCGTATTTGCAGAGTCAGATATGATATCTAAACAACAATTTGGTTTTTCAAAGGAAGATATAATAAATGGATTATGTGAAGCACTAGTTAGAAACTATTTAAGTAACTTAGGTAGGGGTAAAAAATTAGAACCTCCCTATGTGTTCCAAGGTGGAGTTGCAGCTAACAATGGAATAAAGGATGCCTTTGAAAGGGAACTAGGTGCCAAAGTATTTGTACCAGAAAATTTTCATGTAATGGGAGCACTAGGAGTAGCCATATTAGCAAAAGAATTTATTTATGAAACTAAAAGGAAAACCAACTTTAGGGGGTTTGAAACTGCCAATATAGATTTTGTGCCTACTACCTTTGAGTGTAGTGGATGCAGTAACGTGTGTGAAGTTATAAAAGTGGAAGTAAATAAGGAAGTAGTGGCCATGTGGGGGGACAAATGTGGAAAATGGACTAATAGCTTTTAA
- a CDS encoding tetratricopeptide repeat protein — MSWQDKFKEGEELIRVKDYNGAISHFNNMLGEYKDEPKVYYWSFKYLGDIVGHLTRKDFFQAIDLYQKIINEYEGEDNLYELCQIDIARAYLEIGFDMLNNFDSMTQMIEIEDEKIADYFEKIMKKRNDYIERAAEAIYKERL, encoded by the coding sequence ATGAGTTGGCAAGATAAATTTAAAGAAGGTGAAGAACTAATCAGAGTAAAAGATTATAATGGAGCTATTAGCCATTTTAATAATATGTTAGGAGAATATAAGGATGAGCCTAAAGTATATTATTGGTCTTTTAAATATTTGGGAGACATAGTAGGACATTTGACAAGAAAAGATTTTTTCCAAGCTATTGATTTATATCAAAAGATAATTAATGAATATGAAGGGGAAGATAACCTCTATGAATTATGTCAAATCGATATTGCAAGGGCTTATCTTGAAATTGGTTTTGACATGTTAAATAATTTTGATAGTATGACACAAATGATAGAAATAGAAGATGAGAAGATTGCTGATTACTTTGAAAAAATCATGAAAAAGAGAAATGATTACATAGAAAGAGCAGCAGAAGCCATTTACAAAGAAAGATTGTAA
- a CDS encoding RNase H family protein: MDSIYIYTDGACSGNQNDTNLGGWGAILVYKGHKKELYGGEKNTTNNRMEMTAFLQALKSLKKGDLSINIFSDSGYLIDCFTKKWYVNWQKNGWKNASKKPVENKDLWVELLDEVKKHKKINFYRVKGHLNINSAAQMNKWFPKFKSWNGPNFTMEEFVHVTKMNIRADELANMGVDEIR, translated from the coding sequence ATGGATTCTATTTACATATATACGGATGGTGCCTGTTCGGGAAATCAAAATGATACTAATTTAGGTGGCTGGGGAGCCATATTAGTTTATAAAGGCCATAAAAAAGAATTATATGGTGGAGAGAAAAATACTACTAACAACAGGATGGAAATGACTGCATTTTTACAGGCATTAAAATCTTTAAAAAAAGGTGACCTATCAATAAATATCTTTTCTGATAGTGGTTATTTAATAGATTGCTTTACTAAAAAATGGTATGTTAATTGGCAAAAAAATGGTTGGAAAAATGCTTCTAAAAAGCCCGTAGAAAATAAAGACCTTTGGGTAGAATTACTAGATGAGGTTAAAAAGCATAAAAAAATAAACTTTTATAGGGTAAAAGGCCATTTAAATATTAACAGTGCAGCTCAAATGAATAAATGGTTTCCTAAATTCAAATCTTGGAATGGTCCTAATTTCACCATGGAAGAATTTGTACATGTTACTAAAATGAATATTCGTGCCGATGAATTGGCAAATATGGGTGTAGATGAAATTAGATAA